A segment of the Gammaproteobacteria bacterium genome:
AGACGCAGCAGCTTCTGGCCCTGCAGTCGCAAGAAGCTTTCTCATGTTTTATCAATTTTTGACCAATATCTTGAAAGAAGAAGAATGCGATCAGCACGTTCACCTCATGTGTCATAGCATGGGTAACTATGTGCTGCGTCATGCCTTACAAGAATTCATCCGGCAATCGTCCGAACGTATACCACGATTATTTGATCAGATATTTCTTATGGCGCCCGACGAAGATGATGATGCCTTCGAGCACAAACATAAACTGCTACTACTACCAAAACTCGGCCGCAGAGTAAACGTATATTTCAATCGTAATGATAGAGCTATGTCTATTAGTGATTTTACCAAGTCAAATCCCGAACGCTTAGGTGATGACGGGCCACGCTTGCCTTTTCAAATACCATCAAAAATTGTTCAAATCGACTGCACCAGTGTCGTGCGAGGGATAGTCGAACACAACTATTATAAAGACACGCCCAAAGTTGTTGCCGATATAGTATCCACATTAGACGGAATCGAGCCTGAGGAGATACCTAATCGAAAATTTATCGAAGATAAAAATCGTTATCGACTCATTTAACCCTGTTTAACAAAACAATATGGGGCTGGCATAGATGTTTAAAACATTTATGTCGGTACCATGAAGCTAAAAAATCGCTTTGAAGAACATCCATTGATCCCGTGTGTGTCCAATCTATAAACATATAAAGAAATTAATTTTCTCAGCCTCACCTTTATAAAATTTGTTTGTTTATAACGCTCAATGCAGGCATTAATTCATATAGATATCTATTAATTCATAGAACTGCGACCTATTTCACAACTTTAATAGTATTTTTATATCAGAGTTTGAAACCTGAAATAACTTTTATTTAGAAATCCATTCAATGAAAAAATCTAGACTATTAATCACATTATTTCTTAATCAAACACTTGGAGGTTTCCAGTGATACGAGCAAGTGTCATAGTATTATTTTATACGCTAGGAATTACTGCTTGCGGTGGTGGCAGTGGCGGCAATAATGCGCCCAACGGAATACCGCCAGACCCCTCGTTAGCGACTTTTATAGCAACCGAAGAAGAGGCCTCACGCTTTCTTGCCCGAGCAAGTTTTGGTGGCTCAACACAGAATATTGAAAACCTTGTGGGCGGCGATGCGGCCGAGTGGTTGAGTATCGAATTTAACAAATCACCAACCCTATATCTTGATAGAGTGTTACAGGCACGAGATTCCGACGGTGATTTTCCCTCACGGGCACCATCCGATTTATATTGGCAAGCAACCATTGGTAGTAATGATCAACTACGCCAACGCATGGTGTTTGCCTTGTCGCAAATCCTGGTCATATCACACGATGTCAACAATAGAGAAGACAGTTTTGCCGCCTATATGGACGTGTTATCTCGCAACGCATTTGGCAACTACCGCGACCTGCTAAAAGAAGTCACTTATTCGCCCATCATGGCAGAATCTTTAACCTATTTACGCAATCGCAAAGGCAATCCAAACACCGGTCGCATGCCGGATGAAAACTACGCTCGAGAAGTGATGCAACTGATGTCAATCGGTCTCCTTGAGCTAAACCCAGACGCTACGCTGAGACTAGACACCAACGGTATGCCAATTGAAACGTATTCTACCGACGATGTTGTCGGTCTGGCGCGTGTCTTTACCGGACTCAGTTTTGATGGTGGGCAAAGCTTCTTCCAACGCCCGGGAGTCAACGACCGTTATCGACCATTGATTCTCTTTCCAAACGAACATTCGGCATTAGAAAAATCATTTCTCGGCACCACCATTGCGGCCGAAACCAGTGGCGAAGAAAGCATTGATATGACCTTGGATACCCTCTTTGCCCACCCCAATGTTGCACCGTTTATCTCACGACTACTGATTCAACGATTCACTGCCAGTAGCCCAAACCCTGCCTATGTCGGACGTGTTGCTGCTACATTTGAATCGGGCCAATTTACAGCGCCCAACGGTCGCGTCTTTGGCACAAGGTCACGCGGTGATCTTGCCGCGACACTGGCTGCGATTTTACTTGATCCGGCATTTTTTTCTGGCGCATCGACACAAAATGATAATTTCATAAAAGTGCGTGAACCGGTGTTGCGCTTTGTCCATTGGGCGCGTGCTTTTGGTATCAATGCCAATGATGTACCCAATGAATCTCGGCTTAATAATACGTCCGATCCAGCACAACGTTTAGGGCAACACCCGTTTCGCGCGCCGTCAGTCTTTAACTTCTACAGCCCAGGCTATATTGCCCCCGGCACCGAGACAGGCCAAAATAATTTGACTGCACCCGAATTTCAAATCGCTAACACCTCGTCGTTAACAGGCTATATCAACTTCATGACCGACTACGTGTTCGACCGCACACCCAGCGGCGGAACTGAATCATTCACACCCAACTATAGCGCTCAACTTGCCTTGGCCGACACCCCACAAGCGCTGGTTGACAACCTGGCGCTATTACTTACCGGTAACAGAATGAGCACGATCACACGATCAGAGATTATAAATACCCTAAATGCAACACCTATTCGACAAGGCAGTGAAGATGACGACCGACT
Coding sequences within it:
- a CDS encoding alpha/beta hydrolase; translated protein: MKIYFATNRRPSPLTKPKNFGREFNPDGASVIRFGYAVVKGNRVDIKVAPEKLSPDKNGYSLDLDKSRLGSQKIFNQARKTMKTRCKDTLIFIHGYNVSFKNALKTAAQIAQNLQAVKHSNGVDVALFSWPSDGSMKPFLAYASDRRDAAASGPAVARSFLMFYQFLTNILKEEECDQHVHLMCHSMGNYVLRHALQEFIRQSSERIPRLFDQIFLMAPDEDDDAFEHKHKLLLLPKLGRRVNVYFNRNDRAMSISDFTKSNPERLGDDGPRLPFQIPSKIVQIDCTSVVRGIVEHNYYKDTPKVVADIVSTLDGIEPEEIPNRKFIEDKNRYRLI
- a CDS encoding DUF1800 domain-containing protein, which translates into the protein MIRASVIVLFYTLGITACGGGSGGNNAPNGIPPDPSLATFIATEEEASRFLARASFGGSTQNIENLVGGDAAEWLSIEFNKSPTLYLDRVLQARDSDGDFPSRAPSDLYWQATIGSNDQLRQRMVFALSQILVISHDVNNREDSFAAYMDVLSRNAFGNYRDLLKEVTYSPIMAESLTYLRNRKGNPNTGRMPDENYAREVMQLMSIGLLELNPDATLRLDTNGMPIETYSTDDVVGLARVFTGLSFDGGQSFFQRPGVNDRYRPLILFPNEHSALEKSFLGTTIAAETSGEESIDMTLDTLFAHPNVAPFISRLLIQRFTASSPNPAYVGRVAATFESGQFTAPNGRVFGTRSRGDLAATLAAILLDPAFFSGASTQNDNFIKVREPVLRFVHWARAFGINANDVPNESRLNNTSDPAQRLGQHPFRAPSVFNFYSPGYIAPGTETGQNNLTAPEFQIANTSSLTGYINFMTDYVFDRTPSGGTESFTPNYSAQLALADTPQALVDNLALLLTGNRMSTITRSEIINTLNATPIRQGSEDDDRLRRVEVAVIMALASPAYAVIN